A stretch of the Blastocatellia bacterium genome encodes the following:
- a CDS encoding YjbQ family protein, producing the protein MSNYKVFQEFLEINTNGLGFINITDRVANIVKISQITTGLCTVFIQHTSASLIIQENADPSVLRDLSRWMNKLAPESDNWEHDAEGSDDMPAHARSVLTKTSENIPISNAKLALGIWQGLYLWEHRRRAHRRRLIIHIAGI; encoded by the coding sequence ATGTCAAATTATAAAGTTTTTCAAGAATTTTTAGAAATTAATACTAATGGACTAGGTTTTATTAATATTACTGATCGTGTTGCTAATATTGTAAAGATAAGTCAAATTACTACAGGGCTTTGTACAGTTTTTATTCAACATACTTCTGCTAGTTTAATAATTCAAGAAAATGCTGATCCTTCTGTACTAAGAGATTTATCTAGATGGATGAATAAACTAGCTCCTGAGTCGGATAACTGGGAGCATGACGCAGAAGGCTCTGATGATATGCCTGCACATGCTCGGAGTGTTTTAACAAAAACCTCTGAAAATATTCCAATTAGTAACGCTAAATTAGCTTTAGGAATTTGGCAGGGTCTTTATTTATGGGAACATCGCCGACGCGCTCACCGGCGGCGGTTAATAATTCATATTGCAGGTATCTAG
- a CDS encoding radical SAM protein, with product MKIEAIKSRIKPLAWPPKTLMDSAGYSATAEPSRGVVTWNINTTCNYRCSYCTQKFLDNRARWAKDTELFLAAFKRLPGEWEIKLSGGEPFQHPTLLEIIEGLRNCGHFASVVTNFSASEKKLLAFLSSIQDKLLVFSASLHLEYVKSDKELNEFIQKALLVQNNLPLQASFNATCVATRENFPKLQELVKLFADKGLRLKVQPEKFQGDVIDYTEEEKQGLVQLGGHNGLGKVAWSFLGRPCWAGRYSFTLDDLGNAWRCYPARRFRAQYLGNFLSPSFQLAAGPSPCLYSYCNCTVPIERGMMPKDNFLEVRHEN from the coding sequence ATGAAGATTGAAGCAATTAAAAGTAGAATTAAGCCTTTAGCTTGGCCGCCTAAAACCCTAATGGATTCAGCAGGTTATAGCGCGACGGCTGAACCAAGTAGGGGTGTAGTAACTTGGAATATAAACACTACTTGTAATTATCGCTGCTCATATTGCACACAAAAATTTTTAGATAATCGCGCACGTTGGGCAAAGGATACAGAACTCTTTTTAGCTGCTTTTAAGCGTTTGCCAGGAGAATGGGAAATTAAGCTATCAGGCGGCGAGCCTTTTCAACACCCAACTTTACTAGAAATTATAGAAGGTTTAAGAAACTGCGGTCATTTTGCTAGTGTTGTTACTAATTTTTCTGCTTCAGAAAAAAAATTACTAGCCTTTCTATCAAGTATTCAAGATAAGTTATTAGTATTTTCTGCTAGCCTTCATTTAGAGTATGTTAAGAGTGATAAAGAGCTTAACGAATTTATTCAAAAAGCTTTGCTGGTACAAAATAATCTTCCCTTACAAGCTTCTTTTAATGCAACTTGTGTAGCCACTAGAGAGAATTTTCCTAAGTTACAAGAACTAGTTAAATTATTTGCTGATAAGGGTTTACGCTTAAAAGTTCAACCAGAAAAATTTCAAGGTGATGTTATTGATTATACAGAGGAAGAAAAACAAGGACTTGTACAATTAGGCGGGCATAATGGTTTAGGAAAAGTGGCTTGGTCATTTTTGGGCCGTCCCTGTTGGGCTGGTAGGTATTCTTTTACGCTAGATGACTTAGGGAATGCTTGGCGATGTTATCCTGCACGACGTTTTCGCGCTCAATATTTAGGAAATTTTCTTTCCCCTAGTTTTCAACTAGCCGCAGGGCCTTCACCTTGTTTATATTCATATTGCAATTGTACTGTCCCAATTGAACGTGGCATGATGCCTAAAGACAATTTTTTAGAGGTAAGACATGAAAATTAA
- a CDS encoding GNAT family N-acetyltransferase: MNSDQEIFQKIAFRPACYQDYDFLYQLHIATMKDYVDKTWGWNDDFQQKMFKENFEPDKLKIITFDKKDIGIIVVENSDKDVFLRVIEILPKYQNKGIGRCIIQDMLDKAKNANKVVFLYVLKVNPAQNLYKSLGFEIVSETTTHYIMRTNYKSTDTLIF, encoded by the coding sequence ATGAATTCTGACCAGGAAATCTTTCAAAAAATAGCATTTAGACCTGCTTGTTATCAGGATTACGATTTTCTCTATCAGCTACATATAGCTACTATGAAAGATTACGTTGATAAAACTTGGGGTTGGAATGATGATTTTCAGCAGAAAATGTTTAAGGAAAATTTTGAGCCTGATAAATTAAAAATTATTACTTTTGATAAAAAAGATATTGGAATAATAGTTGTAGAAAATAGTGATAAAGATGTATTTTTAAGAGTAATAGAAATATTGCCTAAATACCAAAATAAAGGTATTGGTAGATGTATAATTCAAGATATGCTTGATAAAGCTAAAAATGCAAATAAAGTAGTATTTTTATATGTATTAAAAGTAAATCCTGCACAAAATTTGTATAAAAGCTTAGGCTTTGAAATAGTTAGCGAAACAACAACTCATTATATTATGAGAACAAATTATAAAAGTACGGACACTTTAATTTTTTAA
- the lpxB gene encoding lipid-A-disaccharide synthase: protein MDTPKGKKIFIVAGEASGDLHASNLIRAVKENLHTVEFYGMGGVEMLAAGARLTHDLRKVSVIGLVEVLSRLPTILRTLKELAESIVTEKPDLAVLVDFPDFNLKLAEKLKKAGVPVLWYISPQIWAWRAERITKIIKLIDYMLVILPFEVDFYHQHNLNVSFVGHPLVDKVAAKLSKEEICKELGLEANKPIIALLPGSRNIEIKLLLPYLKAAAEILYQKNPAYQFVIPLANTLDPSKIAKKLDGVKVPIKLITGKTYDIVSAADCAVVAAGTATLETALLNTPAIIIGRVSRLTWFLWSKYTKLPYYGLPNYIINKKLITELIQHQASGEQIAEEIEKLLNSSSEQKRLQEGYQEIRRRLGDGGASQKAANILLEILLKDASPYKLLKN, encoded by the coding sequence ATGGACACACCTAAAGGAAAAAAAATATTTATCGTTGCTGGTGAAGCATCTGGTGATTTACATGCTAGCAATTTAATTCGGGCAGTTAAGGAAAACCTCCACACAGTAGAATTTTATGGGATGGGTGGAGTAGAAATGCTTGCAGCAGGTGCTAGGCTTACTCATGATTTGCGTAAAGTTAGCGTTATAGGTTTAGTAGAAGTTCTATCACGCCTACCAACTATTTTACGAACGCTAAAAGAGTTAGCAGAGTCAATTGTAACTGAAAAACCAGACTTAGCCGTACTGGTTGATTTTCCAGACTTTAACTTAAAATTAGCTGAAAAGTTGAAAAAGGCAGGAGTTCCTGTTCTTTGGTATATTAGCCCTCAAATTTGGGCTTGGCGGGCTGAACGAATTACTAAAATTATCAAATTAATTGATTATATGTTGGTGATTCTACCTTTTGAAGTAGACTTTTACCACCAACATAACCTAAATGTTAGTTTTGTTGGACATCCTCTAGTTGATAAAGTAGCAGCAAAACTATCTAAAGAAGAAATTTGTAAAGAATTAGGATTAGAAGCTAATAAACCAATTATTGCACTACTTCCTGGCAGTCGTAACATAGAAATTAAGCTACTACTACCATACTTAAAAGCAGCAGCAGAAATTCTTTATCAAAAAAACCCTGCTTATCAATTTGTTATCCCTCTAGCTAACACTTTAGACCCTAGCAAAATAGCAAAAAAGCTAGATGGTGTTAAAGTTCCTATAAAATTAATTACAGGAAAAACTTATGACATAGTTTCTGCGGCTGATTGTGCTGTAGTTGCAGCAGGTACAGCAACATTAGAAACAGCTTTGCTTAACACTCCTGCTATTATTATTGGGCGAGTGTCTCGACTAACTTGGTTTCTTTGGTCAAAATATACAAAACTACCTTATTATGGACTACCTAATTACATAATAAATAAAAAGCTAATCACAGAGTTAATCCAACACCAAGCAAGCGGTGAGCAAATTGCTGAGGAGATAGAAAAATTACTTAATTCTTCTTCAGAGCAAAAGCGATTACAAGAAGGTTATCAAGAAATCCGCAGGCGTTTAGGCGATGGTGGAGCATCACAAAAGGCTGCTAATATTTTGCTAGAAATTTTGCTAAAAGATGCTAGTCCTTATAAATTGTTAAAAAACTAG
- a CDS encoding cytochrome b N-terminal domain-containing protein gives MAIKLDKLNSLVEWVNERTGAKAIWDHLMNEAIPGGTRWVYVLGSALLFSLTLQFFTGALLLLYYVPAAEFAHVSVAYIQKEVMAGSFIRGLHHYGTSIIVILAVLHMLRTFFWGSYKNKRELVWLAGVTLFFIILGFGFTGYLLPWDQKAYFGTAVAINLMSALPVIGEPMSKIALGGDGLSTLTLSRFFVIHVAVLPAILVIFTAGHLFLLRRANHSGDFRETPTSEPFFPKQFFKDSAFAFLLFGLLSSISYFMPAPLEPEANPADASYIPRPEWYFLFLFQLLKYFPGNLVLIPAVIIPGIVFTIIFLLPFLDKNPERNPFKRPIACVSALVLVCSVILITGLALRDDRKDPLVRKQLEKQVTDGKAFLKTPFVPKTTGKAAETAAQASNAPPPAIYQAKCAACHGDKGQGQLGSKLINLSQKEKRTRDDIIKILEDPQSYGLAVTMPKFSDLSEKERQELADWIVSLK, from the coding sequence GTGGCTATAAAATTAGATAAATTAAATTCTCTTGTAGAATGGGTGAATGAAAGAACAGGAGCTAAAGCTATTTGGGATCACTTAATGAATGAGGCTATCCCAGGTGGCACTCGTTGGGTATATGTTCTAGGTAGCGCACTTTTATTTTCCTTAACTTTACAATTCTTTACTGGCGCATTACTACTACTTTATTATGTTCCTGCTGCTGAATTTGCACACGTTAGTGTAGCCTATATTCAAAAAGAAGTTATGGCAGGAAGTTTTATTCGTGGTCTTCATCATTATGGTACTAGCATTATAGTAATTTTAGCTGTGCTACATATGCTACGTACTTTCTTTTGGGGATCTTATAAAAATAAGCGTGAATTAGTTTGGTTAGCGGGTGTAACGCTATTTTTTATTATTTTAGGATTTGGTTTTACTGGCTATTTACTCCCTTGGGATCAAAAAGCTTATTTTGGTACAGCAGTAGCAATTAACTTGATGTCCGCCCTTCCTGTTATTGGCGAACCAATGTCAAAAATTGCCTTGGGCGGCGATGGACTCTCTACTTTAACACTTTCTCGGTTTTTTGTAATTCATGTTGCTGTTTTACCAGCAATATTAGTTATTTTTACCGCAGGACATTTATTTTTACTACGCAGAGCTAACCATTCTGGAGATTTTCGAGAAACTCCCACTTCTGAACCATTTTTTCCTAAACAGTTTTTTAAGGATTCAGCCTTTGCATTTTTACTTTTTGGATTACTTTCATCAATTAGCTACTTTATGCCTGCACCACTTGAACCAGAGGCAAATCCGGCTGATGCTAGCTATATCCCGCGCCCTGAATGGTATTTTCTATTTCTTTTCCAACTTCTAAAATATTTTCCAGGTAATCTAGTATTAATTCCAGCCGTGATTATACCTGGCATAGTTTTTACAATTATTTTCCTACTTCCATTTTTAGATAAAAATCCTGAGCGTAACCCCTTCAAACGTCCTATAGCTTGCGTGTCAGCCCTTGTTTTAGTTTGTAGTGTAATTTTAATTACTGGACTAGCACTAAGAGATGATCGAAAAGATCCATTAGTAAGAAAGCAACTAGAAAAACAAGTAACTGATGGAAAAGCTTTCCTAAAAACTCCTTTTGTTCCTAAAACAACAGGTAAAGCTGCTGAAACGGCGGCTCAAGCCTCAAATGCTCCGCCACCAGCAATTTACCAAGCTAAATGTGCTGCCTGTCATGGCGATAAGGGTCAAGGTCAATTAGGCTCTAAATTAATTAATTTATCTCAAAAAGAAAAACGTACTCGTGATGACATTATTAAAATTTTAGAAGACCCCCAAAGCTATGGTTTAGCTGTAACTATGCCTAAATTTAGTGATTTATCAGAAAAAGAACGTCAAGAATTAGCCGATTGGATAGTTTCATTAAAGTAA
- a CDS encoding radical SAM protein — protein MLFRQPTIEWQTNGICNYDCSYCIQSKKFRQGYPSEEEIEKFLEFFATLQGNWEIKMSGGEPFAFKGFMDKIVPGLALLPHKVSVLTNFSAPLTVLRRFVDLLGDKLSVVSVSLHLEYVQAMDFVEKVSCFREWLAPTTSLVINNVLVPNTLANLLEVKSLVEQAGLKYFPQIMKTKHGVFSYNLEDKDLVIQLTGKNPSSKQANLAPSYRGLLCWTGVEYFVLDQKGNAWSCRTAKRFQEGYLGNVLTDTVKLKTAPSACKYDICPCTVPANRGMIEGINKIVYED, from the coding sequence ATGTTATTTAGGCAACCAACTATTGAATGGCAAACAAATGGGATATGCAATTATGATTGCTCATATTGCATACAATCAAAGAAATTTCGTCAAGGTTATCCTAGCGAAGAGGAAATAGAAAAATTTTTAGAATTTTTTGCCACTTTACAAGGAAATTGGGAAATAAAAATGTCTGGAGGCGAGCCATTTGCTTTTAAGGGATTTATGGACAAAATAGTCCCAGGACTAGCCTTATTGCCTCATAAAGTTTCTGTTCTAACTAATTTTTCTGCTCCACTAACTGTTTTACGTCGCTTTGTTGATTTGCTAGGGGATAAACTATCTGTAGTTTCTGTTAGTCTGCATTTGGAATATGTTCAAGCAATGGATTTTGTAGAAAAAGTAAGCTGTTTTCGAGAGTGGCTAGCACCTACAACAAGTCTAGTAATCAACAATGTGCTAGTGCCAAACACTTTAGCTAATTTATTGGAAGTGAAAAGTTTAGTAGAGCAAGCAGGACTTAAATATTTTCCTCAAATAATGAAAACTAAACATGGAGTTTTTTCTTACAACTTAGAAGACAAAGACTTGGTTATCCAATTAACAGGCAAAAATCCATCTAGCAAGCAAGCTAATCTTGCTCCGTCCTATCGTGGTTTGCTTTGTTGGACAGGTGTAGAATATTTTGTATTAGACCAAAAAGGGAATGCCTGGTCTTGTCGGACGGCTAAAAGATTTCAGGAAGGCTATTTAGGAAATGTTTTAACTGATACAGTAAAATTAAAAACTGCTCCAAGTGCTTGTAAATATGATATTTGCCCTTGTACCGTGCCAGCCAATCGCGGGATGATTGAAGGCATTAATAAAATAGTTTATGAAGATTGA